Part of the Vigna angularis cultivar LongXiaoDou No.4 chromosome 1, ASM1680809v1, whole genome shotgun sequence genome, CAAGGTGAGACTGGCAGCAGATAGTGGTATGCTATTCACTAATGTATCATATACAAGCTGTATAATCAAAGGGGGGTGGGGCTGGGGTGACGAGAAACTAGAGCATCAATTCAATTAAGCATATAGAAATAGAATAATGTATAGCTTGTATTAGTGCTCtgtaattcaaaaataacatgGTTTCCTAGAGTATAGTGACTGATCTAACTAGCATGCATAAATAATTCACATAAATACAAGTTATAAGGGAACTTCAATAAGGCAATGTTGGGTAAAAACGGCTTGCCTTGGGGGTCGATAAGCACTCATAACCATGCTGATTTAGTCTTGGAAGTATTAGCAAAAAATAGATCATCCAAAATTTCTCCACGTTCATGTAACTGCAAAGATTCAGTCTTAGTGCAACCAATTCAGGAACCAGCCGTTCCATAGCCAATGCATGTTCTCTCTGAGAATTGGACATGCTAAAATCTGCTGCAACAAGTCAAATTTCAGTATTAAGTTCCACCAATCTCAATATAAATTCGGTAgaataaataaaggaaaatgaGTGGTTTTGGTTTCTCGGACTCATGCtatctcaaaaataaaaaattcaaaaaccaCTTTTACTAAAAGAACATTTGCTAGACTTAAAAAAGAGATATTCGGAGCAGGACACAAGTGTTTGGATTTTGTAATGACTGGGAGTGTGAACTAGCATCGTTACAAAGTTTCTGCAAGATCAGAAATCAGAAATGCCGAAGGAGTCGTTGAACTCATCACCCTCAACGTACTTAAGaggttaattaaaatataggaaaaaaattaaagcaacACGAAACTCAGATGACATGCCTccaatatttgataaataaacagTACATAAAACACAGCAGCAACATCTTCATGATAACTTCATCACACCACATCAAATATGTAAACAAGCAAAAGTAAGAATTTTCACAAAATGAGTGAGATAAAGCTTCCATTCTTTCTAAAAATCATGAGAACCTTCCATATTAACCATGTGACTTATGAGCTTATCAGGTAAATAACAAGTAGATCCACTGCAAAATATAATGAAGAAAATGGCCATAAAATTATCATTGCAATTCACGGCTTCAATATTCCATGCGACCATATTACTTCTTTTAAGATAACACAGATCAATTAGAAATTATTGtactaattattatataaagtaaCTTTCTTTGACAAACTATCCTAGGAAGGTAGATGTTATGAGATTAAAGTAAATGTCGGTATTACTGAAAAACTAgtaattaatattcaattttctGAAGTAGCAAATGTTGTAAAACACTCAAAAGGacaaatataaactattttaattgaCATCCCATTTATCCTcgtatagtttttttaattgactGTAAGCTCATCTCAGCTACCATTATTACCCTGCAAAGCACAGAAGTTCTGGAAATGTAATATACTCTAGACTTATCTGAGGGACTTTCAAGAGTTGTTTTTGTTGATATCCTGATCCTACCGAAAGGTTATTGGCTGAAATTTTTTCAACAATAGATTTGAAATCCAAACATCGCTAGCTATTACTTCATACTCCATAAGCATGGACACCGGCATTGATTATTGTCAATAGAATTTGATGTATCAAGCATTCCTACCAAGCTTGGTAAAGACAATAGTACTATCCAGAAAAGCATGACAAACCACACATCCCTTACAATCTCTATTTCTCTACTAAACTGAACTTACTTAGGATTcgtatttatttatgaaatcaCACAAAACCATAAGCTAtaccaattttaattttcctttgGGTACGATGCATGCATGAATGAAATAACTCGTTAGTTAAAATAGCAATTATAAGCTTATAAAATGACCACCGGACTCATGAGATCTAGCCAATTAGCCAGAGAGGCTCCACCGCAAAAAACTGCACGACCACACGGTTAAATTACAAACTCTCTCATATTACACGGATAATATTCAATTGAAAAAACAGATAAACACGATCAAAACAATTAACAAATAACATGTATTATAATCGAAGCAAACTCGAAATACCGTTATGGAGCGGCAAGGGGAATTCAGTCCAGCACTGAGGACGCACAGAAATCTCCTTCACGAAACGCACAACATCATCCGTCGTTCCAGGCACCGCGTCGCCGTTACTTTGGTGCTCATCAGACTCCAACTGCAACAACTGAGAAGCGAACTTGGAGATTCCAGTGACGGCTTTGTTCGTGGAAATTAGCGAGAGAGAGTTCTTGAAGCTTCCGCCGATTTCCACGAGATCGTTCCGGATTCCGGTCAGAGCTtgtgaggaagaggaggaggaatcagcggaggaagaagaagaagaagcggAAGACGAGGACGGCGGCGGAGCGAGGAAGTTGGCCACGCCGCGGAAAATATGCGATATGTCTTCCTTGACGCCGTGGCGATCGGCGGCGGGAAGCGGCGGAGAAGAGGATTGGGTAACGGTGCGGTCGTTGAGTTGAGAAGATTCCGGGTGAGGGTGGTTGGACTTGAAGAACcaagacattttttttaacttttattatttttgtttctggGAATGAAGTTGTTGTGCTTCTCTGCTGCAAGCAAGATGACTCTCTGGATAATTAGTTTTGAGATGAGTTCAAGACTTCAAATCGATCTCAAAGGATTTCTCGAAAAGAGAACAGAGCCATCCACTGACACATGAACCTTTAAACTTGGCTAAGCTTTTTGTGTTTCATGTCTAGTACAAAATATATACTCATCTCATTTAACTACAAAATATTTTCAGCCTAAActaatttcatattattattagatcAAGATAATTTGATAGATAAAAGATATTATacatgaaatttaaatatttatctttataaaacattataacAGTGAAGTAGATAAATATTTGGGTTATCTAATATtcaagataaatattttaatgtgtaAATTATATGTTCATTTAATATTGTCATCTAATTCTGTTAAATTAACAgctgaaaatattttaaaaaccgAACTctatcaaatataattaaattaattatactaatttctcagaaagaatattaaatattctacgttcttttaaattttttataggtaaaaataatatattttaaaatcttcttGTTGAAATAATAACAccagaaaatattttaaaaaaatctttaaaagaattctatcaaatataattaaattaattatagtaatttCTCAGAAAGAATATtctaaatttatgatttatgaTAATCCATTTACACCATCTTATATTGGTAAAATACATCAACCtgattaaaaaagtttaaatatagttttatttcGATCCACTCAtaccaattttaatttaaaataaggattaaaaataaaaaaaaattaatagtatttctctgataaaaaaataacaaaactaatttGTTTAAGGAGAATTATAAATTAAGATTAGAAATCCTTAAATGCGAATAGGTACAACCTAAATCTCCCACAACTGCAATTgctttttcaccctcttctttGTTTATGTTTGACCCAATGTCTTTCATTAATTTCTAACTGTTTTAAATGTTGACTTGAGTTAtgtgaaaaaacaaaattgttgtcTTATAAGATTAGTTTATTAGGAATTAGTATTTTGACCAGGGat contains:
- the LOC108323047 gene encoding uncharacterized protein LOC108323047 isoform X2; translated protein: MSWFFKSNHPHPESSQLNDRTVTQSSSPPLPAADRHGVKEDISHIFRGVANFLAPPPSSSSASSSSSSADSSSSSSQALTGIRNDLVEIGGSFKNSLSLISTNKAVTGISKFASQLLQLESDEHQSNGDAVPGTTDDVVRFVKEISVRPQCWTEFPLPLHNDFSMSNSQREHALAMERLVPELVALRLNLCSYMNVEKFWMIYFLLILPRLNQHGYECLSTPKIVDARDVLLRKLGEGKNLQAEESEKPGTVDSHQEVRENCERESISFEQDQVLTEVTNAVEGLEVDDTVSTEKWLEDTDIDASSFASCTKLQQEEDVSFSDLEDDGSYSSDKLSSHRETQDIRGSSPEGATSDWVRLHESSLRDVRKKVIRLKGKDSEDESNDWLSVDDFN
- the LOC108323047 gene encoding uncharacterized protein LOC108323047 isoform X1, with the protein product MSWFFKSNHPHPESSQLNDRTVTQSSSPPLPAADRHGVKEDISHIFRGVANFLAPPPSSSSASSSSSSADSSSSSSQALTGIRNDLVEIGGSFKNSLSLISTNKAVTGISKFASQLLQLESDEHQSNGDAVPGTTDDVVRFVKEISVRPQCWTEFPLPLHNADFSMSNSQREHALAMERLVPELVALRLNLCSYMNVEKFWMIYFLLILPRLNQHGYECLSTPKIVDARDVLLRKLGEGKNLQAEESEKPGTVDSHQEVRENCERESISFEQDQVLTEVTNAVEGLEVDDTVSTEKWLEDTDIDASSFASCTKLQQEEDVSFSDLEDDGSYSSDKLSSHRETQDIRGSSPEGATSDWVRLHESSLRDVRKKVIRLKGKDSEDESNDWLSVDDFN